Proteins found in one Acinetobacter sp. XH1741 genomic segment:
- a CDS encoding AarF/ABC1/UbiB kinase family protein has protein sequence MAKNASSPGKRFMKLAGMTASIATKTVSNSIRNLTADEEQKLAAKTKLFQDIGLQIADTLGEMKGAVMKVGQIASQYKDIFPPEVAKAISKLQRQAPAMPFAAIQQQVERELGKPLDAAFKSFDREPFAAASIGQVHKAVLPNGEQVVVKVQYPGVDEACESDLKQVRLALRLMGVLKIDKKLQDQLFAEIQDSLSAELNYEIEAQNLEVFKTFHSKLDDKIIIPSVYKDYSSRRILTLSLEQGDSIETASAWPVEIRNTIGRRLIRALGQEMFFLKRFHCDPHPGNFAFRQDGSVIIYDYGSVKTLSNEIVYNFKRLVNAARHENIELIETELLELHALVEKGKFPSDLYKLWIEILLRPLTTTYDFAENSSHHDGMLLVKKSLKYWDVFKPSPDTLMVNRTISGHYWNLIHLKVHDNLNDLFEELVPPAN, from the coding sequence ATGGCAAAGAATGCAAGTTCACCTGGCAAACGATTTATGAAACTTGCAGGAATGACCGCGAGCATTGCAACAAAAACCGTTTCTAACTCGATTCGAAACTTGACTGCGGATGAAGAACAGAAACTAGCTGCAAAAACTAAATTGTTTCAAGACATCGGCCTACAGATTGCTGACACCTTAGGTGAAATGAAAGGTGCTGTGATGAAAGTCGGGCAAATTGCATCGCAATATAAAGATATCTTCCCGCCAGAAGTTGCTAAAGCGATATCAAAACTACAACGCCAAGCTCCAGCCATGCCTTTTGCCGCTATTCAGCAACAAGTTGAACGTGAGCTTGGAAAGCCTCTCGATGCTGCATTTAAATCTTTTGATCGCGAGCCTTTTGCCGCTGCATCAATTGGACAAGTTCACAAAGCTGTTTTGCCAAATGGCGAACAAGTGGTGGTGAAGGTTCAATATCCCGGTGTTGATGAAGCCTGCGAGAGTGACTTAAAACAAGTTCGTTTAGCACTTCGTTTAATGGGAGTACTCAAAATTGATAAAAAGTTGCAAGATCAGCTTTTTGCAGAGATTCAAGATAGTCTGTCAGCCGAGCTTAACTATGAAATTGAGGCTCAAAATCTTGAAGTCTTTAAAACTTTTCATAGCAAGTTAGATGACAAAATTATTATTCCGAGCGTTTATAAAGATTACTCTTCAAGACGTATTTTGACATTGAGCCTTGAACAAGGTGACAGCATTGAAACAGCCAGCGCTTGGCCCGTTGAGATTCGAAATACGATTGGGCGCCGCCTTATACGCGCTTTAGGTCAGGAAATGTTCTTTTTAAAACGTTTTCACTGTGACCCTCACCCAGGTAATTTTGCCTTCCGCCAAGATGGTAGTGTCATTATTTATGACTATGGCAGTGTTAAAACCCTTTCCAATGAAATCGTTTATAACTTTAAACGATTGGTAAATGCAGCCCGTCATGAAAATATCGAGCTCATTGAAACAGAACTACTCGAGTTACATGCTCTTGTAGAAAAAGGCAAATTCCCGAGCGATCTTTATAAACTCTGGATCGAAATTTTATTACGCCCTCTTACAACCACTTACGATTTTGCCGAAAACTCATCACATCATGATGGCATGCTACTCGTGAAAAAATCATTGAAGTACTGGGATGTCTTTAAGCCTTCACCAGATACATTAATGGTCAATAGAACCATTTCAGGGCACTACTGGAACCTGATTCACTTAAAAGTACATGACAACCTAAACGATTTATTTGAAGAACTTGTTCCTCCTGCTAATTAA
- a CDS encoding GFA family protein — MSQASPVYQGSCLCQGIRYEIKGNIGDIIQCHCQRCRKSNGTAFATNAPVKSTDFKITQGEGLVKKFAVNGVYRWFCSECGSPLISSRDAQPELYRVRIGTLDTPLDQKPTMHIFAASKAEWECIHDDLPQYDERP, encoded by the coding sequence ATGTCTCAAGCATCACCAGTTTATCAAGGAAGTTGTTTATGTCAGGGTATTCGCTATGAAATTAAAGGCAATATCGGAGATATTATTCAGTGTCACTGTCAACGATGCCGAAAATCCAATGGAACAGCATTTGCCACGAATGCTCCTGTTAAAAGTACAGATTTTAAAATTACTCAAGGTGAAGGCCTCGTTAAAAAATTTGCGGTGAACGGTGTGTACCGTTGGTTTTGTAGTGAATGTGGTTCACCGCTTATTAGCTCGCGTGATGCCCAGCCTGAACTATACCGTGTAAGAATTGGGACACTCGATACCCCATTAGACCAAAAACCGACAATGCATATTTTTGCCGCTTCAAAAGCAGAGTGGGAATGCATTCATGATGATTTACCGCAATACGATGAACGTCCATAA
- the crcB gene encoding fluoride efflux transporter CrcB yields MYYPLLSIAVGSVLGAWLRWFLGLKLNPIYPQIPLGTVAVNLVGGFIIGFAMAYFAHSDLSPNYKLFVITGFCGALTTFSTFSIEIVTLLQSGKLGMAMLAISIHLIGSLIFTCLGLATYYWVAGN; encoded by the coding sequence ATGTATTATCCTTTACTTTCAATTGCCGTAGGTTCAGTACTAGGGGCGTGGTTGCGTTGGTTTTTAGGCTTAAAACTCAACCCGATTTATCCGCAAATTCCACTTGGTACCGTTGCTGTTAATTTAGTAGGCGGTTTTATTATTGGTTTTGCGATGGCCTATTTTGCTCATAGTGATTTAAGTCCGAACTATAAGCTTTTTGTGATTACGGGTTTTTGTGGTGCTTTAACTACTTTTTCAACATTCTCAATTGAGATTGTGACTTTATTGCAAAGTGGTAAGTTGGGAATGGCGATGTTGGCAATTTCTATTCATTTAATTGGGTCGTTAATTTTTACATGTTTGGGGTTGGCGACTTATTATTGGGTAGCGGGCAACTGA
- a CDS encoding HopJ type III effector protein encodes MAQELLAQLQAGTAKFSDVLAHIEARYQHTPTAFQNGTQHNAATENQGSAKVFSFAKLQGLDQAQTLSLFAEHYASVLATPEGTDHQNIRQFMQNGWDGVKFEGQALTEK; translated from the coding sequence ATGGCACAAGAGTTACTTGCCCAATTACAAGCAGGCACAGCAAAATTTTCAGATGTTTTAGCTCATATTGAAGCACGCTACCAACATACTCCAACAGCTTTTCAAAATGGCACACAGCATAACGCTGCGACTGAAAATCAAGGCAGTGCGAAAGTTTTCTCTTTTGCTAAGTTACAAGGTTTAGACCAAGCACAAACTTTAAGTTTATTTGCAGAGCACTATGCATCTGTATTGGCTACACCTGAAGGAACTGATCATCAAAATATTCGTCAGTTTATGCAAAATGGTTGGGATGGTGTGAAGTTTGAAGGTCAGGCTTTAACTGAAAAATAA
- a CDS encoding type B 50S ribosomal protein L31 — protein sequence MRKDIHPAYQQVLFHDTNADVYFLIGSTIQTKQTKEYQGQVYPYVTLDISSASHPFYTGEVRQASNEGRVASFNKRFGRFSRKS from the coding sequence ATGCGTAAAGATATTCATCCTGCTTATCAACAAGTGTTATTTCATGACACCAATGCAGATGTGTACTTCTTAATTGGTAGTACTATTCAAACGAAACAAACCAAGGAGTATCAAGGACAAGTCTATCCTTACGTAACTCTTGATATTTCAAGTGCATCACATCCTTTCTATACAGGTGAAGTACGTCAAGCAAGTAATGAAGGTCGCGTTGCAAGCTTTAATAAACGCTTCGGTCGCTTCAGTCGTAAGAGTTAA